A part of Desulfomicrobium baculatum DSM 4028 genomic DNA contains:
- the flhB gene encoding flagellar biosynthesis protein FlhB: MAQHDPSRTENATPKRRNKARGQGNVPKSQELPKPLTLLFGLLMLQLYLGTIRTEIENLMHWFFTEGFVFELTPASVYTLFRDCLYSISLMVLPIMIVIAVAAFIVVRLQVGKLWAPKVFKPQFKMFNVLSGLKKLLISKQTFVRLAKSIFMAAAVAIGPYIVLKQAFGEVIPLFYQPAESIAAYVLKSGQTMFYYALTPMILIGIADLLYTRWDYEENLKMTKSEVKDERKQAEGDPAIKSKQRQKMMAVMMRRMMQDVPKADVVITNPTHLAIAIRYNAMEAPAPMVLAKGAGAVAQRIKDIARENNVPIRENKPLARALYKVIEVGDTIPEEFYQAVAAILAQIYKTKHHPR; encoded by the coding sequence ATGGCACAGCACGATCCGAGCCGCACCGAAAACGCCACCCCCAAACGACGCAACAAAGCGCGAGGCCAGGGGAATGTACCGAAAAGCCAGGAGCTGCCCAAACCCCTGACCCTGCTCTTTGGCCTGCTCATGCTGCAGCTCTATCTCGGCACCATCCGCACCGAAATCGAAAATCTGATGCACTGGTTCTTCACCGAAGGCTTCGTCTTCGAATTGACCCCGGCATCAGTCTATACCCTGTTCAGGGATTGCCTTTACAGCATCTCTCTCATGGTCCTGCCCATCATGATCGTCATTGCGGTCGCCGCCTTCATCGTCGTGCGACTGCAGGTCGGAAAGCTCTGGGCACCAAAGGTTTTCAAACCGCAATTCAAGATGTTCAACGTCTTGTCCGGCCTCAAGAAACTCCTCATCAGCAAGCAGACCTTCGTCCGGCTGGCCAAAAGCATTTTCATGGCAGCGGCCGTGGCAATCGGGCCGTATATCGTTTTGAAACAGGCCTTCGGGGAAGTCATCCCTCTTTTCTACCAGCCAGCCGAAAGCATCGCGGCCTACGTCCTCAAGTCCGGACAGACCATGTTCTATTACGCGCTCACCCCCATGATCCTGATCGGCATCGCGGACCTTCTCTATACCCGCTGGGACTATGAGGAAAACCTGAAGATGACCAAGAGCGAGGTCAAGGACGAACGCAAGCAGGCCGAAGGCGACCCGGCCATCAAAAGCAAACAGCGCCAGAAAATGATGGCGGTGATGATGCGGCGCATGATGCAGGACGTGCCCAAGGCCGACGTGGTCATCACCAACCCCACCCATTTGGCCATCGCCATCCGCTACAACGCCATGGAAGCCCCGGCACCCATGGTTCTGGCCAAGGGTGCCGGCGCCGTTGCCCAGCGCATCAAGGACATTGCCCGGGAAAACAATGTGCCCATTCGTGAGAACAAGCCCCTGGCACGCGCCTTGTATAAGGTGATCGAAGTCGGAGACACGATTCCGGAAGAATTCTACCAGGCAGTGGCCGCCATCCTGGCCCAGATATACAAAACCAAACATCACCCGCGCTGA
- the fliR gene encoding flagellar biosynthetic protein FliR, which translates to MDLFSLDPNVFLTFLFALMRISLILFLMPFFGGQTLPATAKAALCLTLTLALWPRLPLIGAQMPSHPFALAVMFGAELLLGLILGMVIRFVFAAIQTGGQLIGFQMGFAMVNVVDPDSGASEAVTAHFMYMVSLLTFLSINGHLYLLSGLMKSFDLLPPGSILISPRLTDQIFALSGQIFVLAIQIGAPVIAAILLVDLALALISRASPQMNVLIIGFPIKISVGFLFLGIIFEIISLHMEGFVSRMPLLFSQLIGAMR; encoded by the coding sequence ATGGACCTCTTCTCCCTCGACCCCAACGTCTTTCTGACCTTTCTCTTTGCGCTGATGCGCATAAGCCTCATTCTTTTTCTGATGCCGTTTTTTGGCGGCCAGACCCTGCCGGCCACAGCCAAGGCCGCGCTCTGCCTGACCCTGACCCTGGCCCTGTGGCCGCGACTCCCCCTCATTGGCGCCCAGATGCCGAGCCATCCCTTTGCACTGGCCGTCATGTTTGGCGCGGAGCTCTTGCTGGGCCTCATCCTTGGCATGGTCATCCGCTTCGTCTTCGCCGCCATCCAGACCGGCGGCCAGCTCATCGGCTTCCAGATGGGCTTTGCCATGGTCAACGTGGTGGACCCCGATTCCGGTGCTTCAGAGGCGGTCACGGCGCACTTCATGTACATGGTCAGTTTGCTGACATTCCTGTCCATCAACGGGCACTTGTATTTATTGAGCGGCCTGATGAAAAGTTTCGACCTGCTCCCGCCCGGCTCCATTCTCATTTCCCCCCGGCTGACGGATCAGATATTCGCCCTGTCGGGTCAGATTTTTGTTCTGGCCATCCAGATCGGCGCCCCGGTCATCGCGGCCATCCTCCTGGTGGATCTGGCCCTGGCCCTTATTTCACGTGCGTCCCCACAGATGAACGTACTCATTATCGGATTTCCCATAAAGATCAGCGTCGGATTCCTGTTCCTGGGCATCATCTTCGAAATCATCAGCCTGCACATGGAGGGCTTTGTGTCCCGCATGCCGCTGCTCTTCTCACAACTCATCGGCGCGATGCGCTAG
- a CDS encoding tRNA lysidine(34) synthetase, translating to MAQWGRLKYAQQFCLGQAGKIMQQTGMAWPGARIGLAVSGGIDSWVMLQVMIMRQRIIPFPVELFVIHLNPGFDETSHAPLADWMRAHGVPGHLETTDFGPRAHSAENRKKSPCFFCAWHRRKRFFDICRQYNLTHLALGHNTDDLVSTFFMNMLKTGKIYGLVPKESYFGGKLTLIRPLLLLDKATITQACRQWKLPVWENDCPSKDKTARSQTLNQALALCGGDKRIRTNMFNALRRWQLESWPGMI from the coding sequence ATGGCCCAATGGGGAAGACTCAAATACGCGCAGCAGTTCTGCCTCGGACAGGCCGGCAAGATCATGCAGCAGACCGGCATGGCATGGCCGGGAGCGCGCATCGGACTGGCCGTTTCCGGCGGCATAGACAGCTGGGTCATGCTGCAGGTCATGATCATGCGTCAACGCATCATACCCTTTCCCGTCGAACTGTTCGTCATCCACCTAAACCCCGGCTTTGACGAAACGAGCCACGCGCCCCTGGCGGACTGGATGCGCGCGCACGGCGTGCCCGGGCATCTGGAGACCACGGACTTCGGCCCCAGGGCGCACTCTGCGGAAAACCGCAAGAAGTCTCCCTGCTTTTTCTGCGCCTGGCATCGGCGCAAACGCTTTTTTGACATCTGCCGACAGTACAACCTGACCCATCTGGCCCTCGGTCATAATACCGACGACCTGGTCTCCACCTTTTTCATGAACATGCTCAAAACCGGCAAGATCTACGGGCTGGTGCCCAAGGAATCCTATTTCGGCGGAAAGCTGACCCTCATCCGCCCCCTGCTCCTGCTGGACAAGGCCACCATCACGCAGGCCTGCAGACAGTGGAAGCTCCCGGTCTGGGAAAACGACTGCCCCTCCAAGGACAAGACCGCCCGCAGCCAGACCCTGAATCAGGCCCTGGCGCTGTGCGGAGGGGACAAGCGCATCCGCACCAACATGTTCAACGCCCTGCGCCGCTGGCAACTGGAGTCCTGGCCCGGCATGATCTGA
- the rpoZ gene encoding DNA-directed RNA polymerase subunit omega, whose protein sequence is MARITVEDCLEKVNNRFLIVQMAIKRVKQYHEGYEPLVASKNKEIVTALREIAEGKVLPDVARVEDLSFEADDQDE, encoded by the coding sequence ATGGCCAGAATTACCGTTGAAGATTGCTTGGAGAAGGTCAACAACAGATTTCTGATCGTGCAGATGGCCATTAAGCGGGTCAAGCAATATCATGAAGGATACGAACCTCTTGTTGCCAGTAAGAACAAGGAAATCGTGACCGCCCTCAGAGAAATTGCCGAAGGAAAGGTTCTGCCCGACGTGGCGCGCGTCGAGGATTTGAGTTTTGAAGCTGACGATCAGGATGAATAA
- the dnaJ gene encoding molecular chaperone DnaJ — protein sequence MADKRDYYEVLGVGRSASADEIKSAYRKMALQFHPDRNPDNPEAEDKFKEAAEAYEVLGDAGKRAQYDRFGHAGMNGQGFGDHFHSSEDVFSAFGDIFGDFFGFGAAAGGRRRPRAGADLRYNLTVSFRDAAKGTEVDLNIPKKEVCSDCSGSGSAPGHSAETCQHCRGQGQVTQSQGFFRISVPCPVCRGEGQVVTHPCAKCRGQGIVQVNKSLKVRIPGGVDNGSRLRLRGEGEPGDFGGPHGDLYVVIYVEEDKIFTRRGQDLVIVADISIVQAILGAKIEVPTLDEPVTLEIPKGTQSGKILRIKGMGLPHLGSTQKGDLLVEVSVRIPTKVTKKQEELLREFDKLEESRPLNKVKDFFKKAMGD from the coding sequence ATGGCTGACAAGCGTGATTATTACGAAGTGCTCGGTGTAGGCCGCAGCGCCTCGGCGGACGAAATCAAGAGTGCCTACCGCAAGATGGCGTTGCAGTTCCATCCGGACCGCAACCCCGACAACCCGGAGGCCGAGGACAAGTTCAAAGAAGCTGCGGAAGCATACGAAGTTTTGGGGGACGCGGGAAAGCGCGCCCAGTACGACCGTTTCGGCCACGCCGGCATGAATGGTCAGGGTTTCGGGGATCATTTTCATTCTTCCGAAGATGTGTTCAGCGCCTTTGGAGATATTTTCGGGGATTTTTTCGGCTTTGGCGCTGCTGCCGGCGGTCGCAGGCGTCCCCGTGCCGGGGCTGATCTGCGCTACAACCTGACCGTTTCCTTTCGTGATGCGGCCAAGGGTACGGAGGTCGATCTCAATATTCCCAAGAAGGAAGTCTGTTCGGACTGTTCCGGGTCGGGTTCCGCTCCCGGACACTCCGCTGAAACCTGCCAGCATTGTCGCGGCCAGGGCCAGGTGACCCAGAGCCAGGGCTTTTTCCGGATTTCCGTGCCCTGTCCGGTCTGCCGGGGTGAAGGCCAGGTCGTCACCCATCCGTGCGCCAAGTGCCGCGGCCAGGGCATCGTGCAGGTCAACAAGAGCCTCAAGGTGCGTATTCCCGGCGGCGTGGACAACGGCAGCCGCCTGCGTCTGCGCGGCGAGGGCGAACCCGGAGATTTCGGCGGCCCGCATGGCGACCTGTATGTGGTCATCTATGTCGAGGAAGACAAGATATTCACCCGCAGGGGCCAGGATCTCGTCATTGTGGCCGACATCTCCATCGTGCAGGCCATACTTGGCGCCAAGATAGAGGTTCCGACCCTTGATGAGCCCGTGACCCTGGAGATTCCCAAGGGGACGCAGTCCGGCAAGATCCTGCGTATAAAAGGCATGGGCCTGCCGCATCTGGGCAGCACCCAGAAGGGGGACCTGCTGGTGGAGGTTTCCGTGCGCATCCCGACCAAGGTGACCAAGAAACAGGAAGAGCTCTTGCGCGAGTTTGACAAGCTCGAAGAGAGTCGTCCTTTGAACAAGGTCAAGGATTTCTTCAAGAAAGCCATGGGCGATTAA
- the moaC gene encoding cyclic pyranopterin monophosphate synthase MoaC, producing MDEKLTHIDEAGNVVMVDVGDKADTRRRAVVRTKVLLNERTFDLLTRNALPKGDVLTTAKVAGIMAAKRTWELIPMCHPLLLSKVDVTLIPVPADLSIEIEAEARTTGPTGVEMEALMAAQVAAMTIYDMCKAVQRDILITDCRLTHKSGGKSGEFNAE from the coding sequence ATGGATGAGAAGCTGACGCATATCGACGAGGCCGGGAACGTGGTCATGGTGGACGTGGGTGACAAGGCGGATACCCGGCGGCGCGCAGTGGTGCGGACGAAGGTTCTGCTCAACGAGCGCACCTTCGACCTGCTGACCAGGAACGCCCTGCCCAAGGGCGACGTGCTGACCACGGCCAAAGTGGCCGGGATAATGGCCGCCAAGCGCACTTGGGAGCTCATTCCCATGTGTCATCCACTGTTGCTCTCCAAGGTGGATGTCACGCTCATCCCCGTGCCCGCCGATCTGTCCATCGAGATCGAGGCCGAGGCGCGGACCACCGGCCCCACCGGCGTCGAAATGGAGGCGCTCATGGCCGCCCAGGTTGCGGCCATGACCATCTATGACATGTGCAAGGCCGTGCAGCGCGACATCCTGATCACGGACTGTCGTCTCACGCACAAAAGCGGTGGAAAAAGCGGCGAGTTCAACGCCGAGTAG
- a CDS encoding acetate uptake transporter, whose amino-acid sequence MKDTSANPAPLGLVGFGLTTILLNIHNVGLYPNNSMILGMGIFVGGIAQIIAGILESKKNNTFGLTAFTAYGSFWLSLVAIWTLPALGLAEKADETAMGFYLAIWGLFTFGMFIGTFRLSRALQVVFGTLVALFWLLAIGDFTHIAAYKVIGGYVGILCGFSAFYTAIAQVLNEVYGRTVLPLGPVARS is encoded by the coding sequence ATCAAGGATACTTCCGCCAATCCGGCCCCCTTGGGTCTGGTGGGATTCGGGCTGACCACAATCCTGCTCAACATCCACAACGTCGGGCTCTACCCGAACAACTCCATGATCCTGGGCATGGGCATTTTCGTGGGTGGGATCGCTCAGATTATCGCCGGCATCCTCGAATCCAAAAAGAACAACACTTTCGGCCTGACCGCATTCACCGCCTACGGCTCCTTCTGGCTCTCGCTCGTGGCCATCTGGACCCTGCCCGCCCTCGGCCTGGCCGAGAAGGCCGATGAGACTGCCATGGGCTTTTATCTGGCCATTTGGGGTCTTTTCACTTTCGGCATGTTCATCGGAACGTTCCGCCTGAGCCGGGCCTTGCAGGTCGTCTTCGGCACGCTGGTCGCCCTGTTCTGGCTGCTGGCCATCGGTGACTTCACCCATATCGCCGCCTACAAGGTCATCGGCGGGTACGTGGGCATCCTGTGCGGCTTTTCGGCTTTTTATACGGCCATTGCGCAGGTGCTGAACGAAGTTTACGGCCGCACGGTGTTGCCGCTGGGGCCGGTTGCTCGCTCTTAG
- a CDS encoding PAS domain S-box protein yields the protein MRFCSTGISLRTSIPLLLVGVILFSTVLVSWVSFTGSRAAVGDVGLQLRKEVSHRISEHLLEFLRLPHEINRRNALALQNGLVPAADPQGLISRFAEQVDLFPSVSSIYFGNAQGGLANSGRDPERNSRYSIRTDDFKAGTFRRYAMDSRGVQGEELSSAAGFDARTRPWYTKALSANGPVWSDVYVLFTGQDLALAASRPVYDSHGTALGVVSVDVFLSQLTRFLQQLRIGSTGKAFILDRTGVLVAGSGTEPLFVPARGGNPGRRILGTQSRDLLVHAASQALSSRFGNLEKISAEHHFEFSGLGQHLLVTVSPLRDPLGIDWLIVVAVPESDFMARIGDNARVTAIIMLGVLALSLLVGTLLARRIVKPISGLEEAAGRLAGDSSLEMIGETSRFVEVQSLTRSFNRMARQLSQTMQGMKRELTERQWAEAALGESESRYRALVELAVDGILLGSHEGVITGANECMCDLTGLTREDMLGMHISALPFKPESLEREPFRFEQLEHGDIVQKERVLIRPDGTEILVEMRSKMMPDGTYQSIFRDVTARRKAEAALRESEERLRMLSDNLPGGLVYQIEVGLDGRERRFTYISGGVESLHGLSVQDVLDDASVLYAQLPEKDGEQLAEREAEALSAMSLFHAEARFRLASGKVRWSYLASAPRRIGDRVVWDGVEIDITELKKTEAALLEAKETAETANRVKTEFLANMSHEIRTPLNGILGMMQLLRQTSLEPEQEKYVELSITSAARLTRLLADILDISRIEAGKMSLFNAPFSAAELVDSVVELFAVPAREKGLRLRCAIHPGLPPLLVGDEARVRQILFNLVGNALKYTEQGDITLELFARDADLCRSECMCIRVVDTGVGIPAHMLSGVFEPFRQVEGSHTRSYEGAGLGLAIVQRLVELMQGEISVQSEPGAGTAVLVSLPLRAASEYCIPQDVAESVALEAGPGLRLLLAEDEAINQLAMRTLLEKAGHRVSIAQNGQEVLDLLREEDFDCVLMDVQMPVMSGIEATRRIRTSPELAARKDVPIIALTAHAMSGDRESFLQAGMDDYLSKPVGLDDLVKAIAKLKSRSSA from the coding sequence ATGAGATTTTGTAGCACCGGCATTTCCCTTCGGACTTCCATCCCTCTGCTTTTGGTGGGCGTTATTCTTTTTTCCACGGTTTTGGTCAGTTGGGTGTCGTTTACCGGGAGCCGCGCAGCCGTCGGGGATGTCGGTCTGCAGCTGCGCAAGGAGGTTTCGCATCGCATTTCGGAGCATCTGCTCGAATTTCTTCGCCTGCCTCACGAGATCAACCGCCGCAACGCGCTGGCGTTGCAGAATGGACTCGTACCCGCCGCTGATCCGCAGGGATTGATTTCGCGGTTCGCCGAGCAGGTGGATCTTTTTCCTTCGGTTTCAAGCATCTATTTCGGCAATGCACAGGGCGGGCTTGCCAATAGCGGCCGGGATCCGGAGCGCAACTCCCGATATTCAATCCGCACGGATGATTTCAAAGCCGGAACGTTTCGCAGATACGCCATGGACTCCCGAGGCGTGCAGGGCGAGGAGCTGTCCAGCGCGGCAGGCTTCGACGCCAGGACCCGGCCGTGGTACACGAAGGCTCTGTCCGCGAACGGGCCGGTCTGGAGCGACGTTTACGTGCTGTTTACCGGACAGGATCTGGCCCTTGCCGCCAGCCGCCCCGTGTACGACAGCCACGGCACGGCCCTGGGCGTGGTCTCCGTGGATGTGTTCCTGTCCCAGCTCACGAGGTTTTTGCAGCAACTGCGCATCGGCAGCACCGGAAAGGCGTTCATTCTGGATCGTACCGGGGTGTTGGTGGCCGGTTCGGGCACGGAGCCGCTCTTCGTTCCGGCCCGGGGCGGGAATCCGGGCCGGCGGATATTGGGAACGCAGAGCCGGGATCTGCTGGTACATGCCGCGTCGCAGGCCCTGTCTTCACGATTCGGCAATCTTGAGAAGATCAGCGCAGAGCACCATTTTGAATTTTCGGGCCTGGGCCAGCACCTTCTGGTCACGGTTTCTCCGTTGCGCGATCCCCTCGGCATTGATTGGCTTATCGTCGTTGCCGTGCCGGAATCCGACTTCATGGCCAGGATCGGGGACAATGCCCGCGTCACCGCGATTATCATGCTTGGAGTCCTTGCGTTGTCGCTTCTGGTCGGAACGCTGCTGGCCCGCAGGATCGTCAAGCCCATCTCCGGGTTGGAAGAGGCGGCGGGCCGTTTGGCCGGAGATTCGAGTCTGGAAATGATTGGTGAGACTTCGAGGTTTGTCGAGGTCCAGAGCCTGACCAGATCATTCAATCGGATGGCGCGGCAGCTTTCCCAGACCATGCAGGGCATGAAGCGGGAACTGACGGAGCGGCAATGGGCCGAGGCGGCCCTTGGCGAGAGCGAATCCCGGTATCGAGCGCTGGTCGAACTGGCCGTGGACGGCATTCTGCTCGGCTCGCACGAGGGCGTCATCACCGGCGCCAACGAATGCATGTGCGACCTGACCGGGCTCACGCGCGAGGACATGCTTGGCATGCACATCAGCGCCCTGCCGTTCAAACCGGAGAGCCTGGAGCGTGAGCCGTTTCGTTTCGAGCAGCTGGAACACGGGGACATCGTGCAGAAAGAGCGCGTTCTGATTCGTCCTGATGGGACCGAGATCCTGGTGGAGATGCGCAGCAAGATGATGCCGGACGGAACATATCAGTCCATTTTCCGCGATGTCACGGCGCGCAGAAAGGCGGAGGCGGCCTTGCGCGAAAGCGAGGAGCGCCTGCGCATGCTCAGTGACAATCTGCCCGGCGGGCTCGTGTATCAGATCGAGGTGGGTCTGGATGGCCGGGAGCGCAGATTTACCTATATCAGCGGCGGCGTGGAATCTCTGCATGGCCTGAGCGTGCAAGACGTGCTGGACGACGCGTCCGTGCTCTATGCGCAGCTTCCGGAAAAGGACGGGGAGCAGTTGGCTGAGCGGGAGGCCGAGGCTTTGTCGGCCATGTCCCTTTTTCATGCGGAGGCGCGCTTTCGTCTGGCCTCGGGCAAAGTCCGCTGGAGCTATCTGGCCTCCGCTCCGAGACGGATTGGTGATCGCGTGGTCTGGGACGGGGTCGAGATAGACATCACAGAGCTCAAAAAGACCGAAGCCGCCCTGCTCGAAGCCAAGGAGACCGCCGAGACGGCCAACAGGGTCAAAACGGAGTTTCTGGCCAACATGAGTCATGAGATCCGCACGCCCCTCAACGGCATTCTCGGCATGATGCAGCTGTTGCGACAGACCAGCCTGGAACCGGAGCAGGAGAAGTATGTGGAGCTTTCCATCACTTCGGCCGCGCGGCTGACCCGCCTGCTGGCCGACATCCTGGATATCTCCCGCATCGAAGCCGGGAAAATGAGCCTCTTTAACGCGCCCTTCAGCGCTGCCGAGCTTGTCGATTCGGTGGTGGAGCTTTTTGCGGTTCCCGCCCGGGAAAAGGGCCTGCGGCTTCGTTGCGCCATTCATCCCGGCCTGCCGCCCCTGCTTGTCGGCGATGAGGCCCGGGTGCGCCAGATCCTTTTCAACCTGGTCGGCAACGCCCTCAAGTATACGGAGCAGGGGGATATAACCCTGGAGCTGTTCGCGCGAGACGCGGACCTGTGCCGGTCCGAGTGCATGTGCATACGTGTCGTCGATACCGGCGTGGGCATCCCCGCGCACATGCTTTCCGGCGTGTTCGAGCCCTTTCGGCAGGTGGAGGGTTCCCATACGCGCAGTTACGAGGGCGCGGGGCTTGGGCTGGCCATTGTGCAGCGGCTGGTGGAGCTTATGCAGGGCGAGATTTCCGTGCAGAGCGAGCCCGGCGCGGGCACTGCCGTTCTGGTCAGTCTGCCCCTGCGCGCCGCCAGCGAGTATTGCATCCCACAGGACGTCGCGGAGAGCGTGGCGTTGGAGGCCGGACCGGGCCTTCGCCTTCTGCTGGCCGAAGATGAAGCCATCAATCAGTTGGCCATGCGCACTCTGCTGGAAAAAGCGGGGCACCGGGTGTCCATCGCGCAGAACGGCCAGGAGGTCCTGGATCTTTTGCGGGAAGAGGATTTCGATTGCGTTCTCATGGACGTGCAGATGCCGGTCATGAGCGGCATCGAAGCCACCCGCCGCATTCGCACCTCTCCGGAACTGGCGGCCAGGAAGGACGTACCCATCATCGCCCTGACCGCCCACGCAATGAGCGGGGATCGCGAGTCGTTTCTGCAGGCCGGGATGGACGACTACCTGTCCAAGCCGGTCGGCCTGGACGATCTGGTCAAGGCCATCGCGAAGCTTAAAAGCAGGTCAAGCGCATAG
- the hisF gene encoding imidazole glycerol phosphate synthase subunit HisF, with protein MLSKRIIPCLDVRNGKLTKGIKFEGNVDIGDPVETARRYYEEGADEIVFYDITASHEGRGIMLKVVEAVASQIFIPFSVGGGISTVADMREVLLAGAEKISVNSAAVKTPHIISEGAAAFGSQCIVVGMDVLRVPRSENIPSGYEIVIHGGRKHMGIDALWWAKEVERLGAGELCINSIDADGTKDGYELTLTRLITDNVRIPVIASGGAGNPQHMVDAVTTGRASAALIASIVHYGEYTVTDLKNYMADKGVKVRRIW; from the coding sequence ATGCTCAGTAAACGCATCATCCCCTGCCTCGATGTCAGGAACGGCAAGCTGACCAAGGGCATCAAGTTCGAAGGCAACGTCGACATCGGCGATCCCGTGGAAACGGCCCGCCGCTATTACGAGGAAGGGGCGGACGAGATCGTCTTCTACGACATCACCGCTTCCCACGAAGGCAGGGGCATCATGCTCAAGGTCGTGGAGGCCGTGGCCTCCCAGATCTTCATCCCCTTTTCCGTGGGTGGCGGCATCTCCACCGTGGCCGACATGCGCGAGGTGCTCCTGGCCGGAGCGGAGAAGATCTCCGTCAACTCGGCCGCGGTGAAGACTCCGCATATCATCTCCGAGGGCGCGGCGGCTTTTGGTTCCCAGTGCATCGTCGTGGGCATGGACGTGTTGCGCGTGCCGAGGAGCGAGAACATCCCGTCCGGCTACGAGATCGTCATCCACGGCGGCCGCAAGCACATGGGCATCGACGCCCTGTGGTGGGCCAAGGAAGTGGAGCGACTGGGCGCGGGGGAACTGTGCATCAACTCCATCGACGCCGACGGCACCAAGGACGGTTACGAACTGACCCTGACCCGGCTCATCACCGACAACGTGCGCATCCCGGTCATCGCCTCTGGCGGGGCCGGCAACCCCCAACACATGGTCGACGCCGTGACCACGGGCCGGGCCTCGGCCGCGCTCATCGCCTCCATCGTGCACTACGGCGAATACACGGTCACGGACCTGAAGAACTACATGGCGGACAAAGGGGTCAAGGTCCGCCGGATCTGGTGA
- the hisH gene encoding imidazole glycerol phosphate synthase subunit HisH, translating into MLAILDYKAGNLTSVKRALDYLSIPCTITADANTIAGCQGLIFPGVGAAGSAMANLHQSGLHDVMAREIAAGKPLLGICLGCQILLEYSPENDTKTLGLIPGSCDVFTPDLTEEDGAPINIPHMGWNTVSLKQECPLFSGISPESEFYFVHSYYPSPAPEYVIATTYYGKEFCSVHGRDGLWSAQFHPEKSGRPGLKMLSNFYEYCRETANAQ; encoded by the coding sequence ATGCTAGCCATCCTTGACTACAAGGCCGGCAATCTGACCAGTGTCAAGCGCGCCCTCGATTATCTTTCCATCCCCTGCACCATCACTGCCGACGCGAACACCATCGCAGGCTGCCAGGGCCTCATCTTCCCCGGTGTCGGCGCGGCCGGTTCGGCCATGGCCAACCTGCATCAGTCCGGCCTGCACGACGTCATGGCCCGGGAAATAGCCGCCGGAAAACCGCTCCTGGGCATTTGCCTGGGCTGCCAGATCCTGCTCGAATACAGCCCGGAGAATGACACGAAGACCCTGGGCCTCATCCCGGGCAGCTGCGACGTGTTCACCCCGGATCTGACCGAAGAGGACGGCGCGCCCATCAACATCCCGCACATGGGCTGGAACACCGTGAGCCTGAAGCAAGAATGCCCCCTTTTCAGCGGCATCTCTCCGGAAAGCGAATTCTATTTCGTGCACAGCTACTACCCAAGCCCGGCCCCGGAGTATGTCATCGCCACGACATATTACGGCAAGGAGTTCTGCTCCGTGCATGGCCGCGACGGGCTGTGGTCTGCCCAGTTCCATCCGGAAAAAAGCGGGCGCCCGGGCCTTAAGATGCTCTCCAATTTCTACGAATACTGCAGGGAGACAGCCAATGCTCAGTAA